From the Chloroflexus aurantiacus J-10-fl genome, one window contains:
- a CDS encoding glycosyltransferase family 4 protein: protein MHVVHLSTNDISGGAARAAYRLHRALLAAGCRSQMLVANRRSDDPTVQTLPATVSIVKRWQRRWRGWRIRQAMKPYLQTRPSGLEPFSDDRSRYGSELVQALPRCDVINLHWVAGLVDYTSFFRVVPQRVPVVWRLSDQQPFTGGCHYNEGCERYTAACGACPQLGSHNDHDLSHQIWRRKRAALAAVPAGRLHIVALNRWIAAEVQRSSLFGHLPVHIIPNGLDTTVFAPFDQAYARATLGLPQQAKIVLFVAVSVANRRKGFAELTAALAGMSDEPELLLVSIGRNPPPIAAPIAHRSLGVIDEDTRLALVYSAADLFVIPSLQDNMPSTVLEALACGTPVVGFDTGGIGELVRPGQTGWLAPVGDVVALRAAMQRLLANTDERQMMSRQCRAIALSEYRQELQAQRYLELYHQITTSAHTDPGVRLRR from the coding sequence ATGCACGTGGTTCATCTCAGCACCAACGATATAAGCGGCGGTGCGGCCAGAGCAGCCTATCGTCTGCATCGAGCCTTACTTGCGGCGGGCTGTCGGTCGCAGATGCTGGTGGCAAACCGACGTAGTGATGATCCAACCGTACAGACTCTGCCTGCTACCGTGAGTATCGTCAAGCGCTGGCAACGGCGCTGGCGGGGCTGGCGCATCCGGCAGGCGATGAAGCCATACCTCCAGACCCGACCGTCCGGGCTGGAGCCATTTAGTGATGATCGCAGTCGCTACGGCTCAGAGCTGGTGCAGGCGTTGCCGCGGTGTGACGTCATCAATTTGCATTGGGTGGCCGGTTTGGTTGACTATACCAGCTTCTTTCGTGTCGTGCCCCAGCGGGTGCCGGTTGTATGGCGGCTATCCGATCAGCAGCCGTTCACCGGTGGCTGTCACTATAACGAGGGGTGTGAGCGCTATACTGCGGCCTGTGGTGCCTGTCCGCAGCTCGGATCGCATAACGACCATGATCTCTCGCATCAAATCTGGCGACGCAAACGCGCCGCATTGGCCGCAGTGCCTGCCGGACGTCTGCATATCGTCGCTCTCAACCGCTGGATTGCGGCTGAAGTACAGCGTAGTTCGCTGTTCGGGCACTTACCGGTGCACATCATTCCCAACGGCCTCGACACAACCGTTTTCGCCCCCTTCGATCAAGCGTATGCCCGGGCGACCCTGGGCTTGCCTCAACAGGCGAAGATCGTCCTCTTCGTGGCAGTTTCGGTGGCAAACCGACGTAAGGGCTTTGCCGAGCTAACGGCGGCGCTGGCTGGTATGAGTGACGAACCAGAGTTGCTGTTAGTTTCGATTGGGCGGAATCCGCCGCCGATAGCTGCACCGATAGCGCATCGTTCGTTGGGCGTGATCGATGAAGATACCAGACTGGCCCTGGTGTACAGTGCGGCTGATCTTTTTGTCATTCCTTCGTTGCAAGACAACATGCCGAGTACGGTGCTGGAAGCGTTGGCGTGTGGTACGCCGGTGGTCGGTTTTGATACCGGTGGCATCGGCGAGCTTGTGCGTCCCGGGCAAACCGGCTGGCTGGCGCCGGTTGGTGATGTGGTAGCGTTGCGAGCAGCAATGCAGCGCCTGTTAGCCAACACCGATGAGCGACAGATGATGAGTCGGCAGTGTCGGGCGATTGCTCTGTCCGAATACCGACAGGAATTGCAGGCGCAGCGCTATCTTGAACTCTATCACCAGATTACTACGTCGGCTCATACCGATCCTGGGGTACGCCTGCGGCGATGA
- a CDS encoding acyltransferase, giving the protein MRQRLVRLWTDWWMRQAGPGRWGKVATWLAAWPHAPYKARVALAHHYPQGYVSPSAQLSGRRIRRGRHVFIGDGVVIYQRQDGGQIDLGDYVELHRDTIIECGRGGSLRIGERTGIQPRCQLSAYIEQIVIGRGCQIAPQCAFYPYDHGTAPGQPIGSQPLTSKGPIVLEDDVWLGYGVVVLSGVTIGSGTVVGAGSVVTRSLPAGVIAAGIPARIVRERTEQDVERTR; this is encoded by the coding sequence ATGCGACAACGACTGGTACGGCTCTGGACTGACTGGTGGATGCGGCAGGCCGGCCCTGGGCGCTGGGGGAAAGTGGCGACATGGCTGGCAGCGTGGCCGCACGCGCCATACAAAGCACGGGTCGCGCTCGCTCATCACTATCCACAGGGCTATGTTTCGCCATCGGCCCAATTGAGTGGTCGTCGTATCCGCCGAGGGCGGCATGTCTTTATCGGCGACGGCGTTGTGATCTATCAGCGTCAGGATGGCGGCCAGATTGATCTGGGTGATTACGTAGAACTCCACCGCGATACGATCATCGAATGTGGTCGTGGTGGTAGTCTGCGAATCGGCGAACGAACCGGTATTCAGCCCCGCTGTCAACTATCGGCGTATATTGAACAGATTGTCATCGGGCGTGGCTGCCAGATTGCACCACAATGTGCATTCTACCCCTACGACCACGGTACAGCACCCGGTCAGCCGATAGGGAGCCAGCCCCTGACTAGCAAGGGGCCTATCGTGCTGGAAGATGATGTCTGGTTGGGTTACGGGGTTGTGGTGCTGTCGGGGGTCACGATTGGTAGCGGGACGGTGGTGGGAGCCGGGAGTGTTGTAACCCGCAGTCTGCCGGCAGGGGTGATTGCCGCCGGTATTCCGGCGCGTATTGTACGTGAGCGAACTGAGCAGGATGTGGAACGTACGAGGTGA
- a CDS encoding glycosyltransferase family 2 protein, whose protein sequence is MAATVTVAIPVYKRLTYVAQAIRSVADQDYPAIELIVSDNGCNGDAVLNLVREYYPRPFVFRQNPTSVPIVPHFNQLLAAASGDYFVLLSDDDELAPGYLTAMVAALESHTGAAAAISRVEVLDEQNRVVASTADRPLPPRVMRGPDWIRRWGHNQHKFVCFTTNLARTADLRAVGGYPDFDGGNGVDNALLVVLSIDRSIVYCDEAVFRHRIYDTSFGKSVGVSSLARASRQFLAFLHQHPVLRAYARQHPHEWAVCRDAITRVIWTTYYGRWRQLYRGRERYIDWLKAGFALPFIPAYYRRALPEMLYSLPAVGTLARRRLPAR, encoded by the coding sequence ATGGCAGCGACGGTAACGGTGGCAATCCCGGTTTACAAGCGACTAACTTACGTCGCCCAGGCCATCCGATCAGTAGCTGATCAGGACTATCCGGCTATTGAGTTGATTGTTTCCGATAATGGCTGTAATGGCGACGCTGTGCTGAATCTGGTGCGTGAGTATTATCCACGCCCCTTTGTGTTTCGTCAGAACCCAACGTCGGTGCCGATTGTGCCGCACTTTAATCAGTTGCTGGCCGCCGCCAGTGGTGATTATTTTGTCCTGCTGAGCGATGATGATGAACTGGCACCGGGCTATCTGACCGCTATGGTGGCAGCTCTGGAGTCTCATACTGGGGCAGCCGCTGCCATTTCCCGGGTTGAAGTACTCGATGAACAGAACCGGGTCGTGGCTTCGACCGCCGACCGACCATTGCCGCCGCGAGTGATGCGTGGCCCTGATTGGATCCGTCGCTGGGGCCATAACCAGCACAAATTCGTCTGCTTTACCACCAATCTGGCGCGTACCGCCGATCTGCGGGCAGTTGGTGGGTACCCCGATTTCGATGGTGGTAATGGGGTAGATAACGCTCTTCTGGTTGTCCTCAGCATTGATCGTAGCATTGTCTACTGCGATGAAGCGGTGTTTCGCCATCGCATCTACGACACCAGTTTTGGCAAATCGGTGGGTGTGTCCAGTCTGGCGCGGGCATCACGGCAGTTTCTGGCATTTCTGCACCAGCATCCGGTGTTGCGTGCATACGCACGACAACATCCGCACGAATGGGCTGTCTGCCGTGATGCCATTACGCGCGTGATCTGGACAACGTACTACGGACGATGGCGACAGCTCTACCGTGGTCGGGAACGGTACATTGACTGGCTGAAAGCCGGTTTTGCTTTACCGTTTATTCCGGCATACTACCGGCGAGCACTGCCTGAAATGCTCTACTCATTACCGGCAGTGGGGACGCTGGCTCGCCGACGTTTACCGGCACGGTGA
- a CDS encoding sulfotransferase domain-containing protein, which produces MKDVFAHARRTLRQWLKGPNADLGFKPQPDFYYLASFPKSGNTWVRFLLANLLAGQELGLQGFGRYVPDSHIKGDLVYMADPTTPFNQMRPRFVKTHLHYRPVFRRAIYIVRDGRDAMTSYYHWRNRRSDKPVSLHEIIVGDIYWGRWSDHVLGWLNSGAELLVVKYEDLYADTPSQVRRILNFCHIQATDDQIAAAVAASSFERMRAKEQAANGAATPFFVRKGGSGDWRNLFSPADEELFWQYHRAGMLAAGYGDRAA; this is translated from the coding sequence ATGAAAGATGTCTTCGCACACGCCCGGCGCACACTACGGCAATGGTTGAAAGGCCCAAACGCCGATTTAGGTTTTAAACCGCAACCCGATTTTTACTATCTGGCCTCGTTCCCCAAGTCGGGGAATACCTGGGTGCGGTTTTTGCTGGCCAACCTGCTGGCCGGCCAGGAATTGGGACTCCAGGGCTTTGGGCGCTACGTTCCAGACAGCCATATCAAAGGCGATCTGGTCTACATGGCCGATCCAACAACCCCTTTTAACCAGATGCGCCCGCGGTTTGTGAAGACCCATCTGCACTACCGACCGGTATTTCGGCGGGCCATCTACATCGTGCGCGATGGTCGTGATGCGATGACATCGTACTATCACTGGCGCAACCGGCGGTCGGATAAGCCGGTAAGTCTGCACGAGATCATCGTGGGTGACATCTACTGGGGACGCTGGTCGGATCACGTGTTGGGGTGGCTGAACAGCGGCGCTGAGTTGCTGGTGGTGAAGTACGAAGATCTCTACGCTGATACGCCCTCACAGGTGCGCCGTATCCTCAATTTCTGCCATATTCAGGCCACCGACGACCAGATCGCGGCAGCGGTTGCCGCCTCGTCGTTCGAGCGCATGCGCGCCAAGGAACAGGCTGCCAATGGCGCTGCAACGCCATTCTTCGTGCGCAAAGGTGGATCTGGCGACTGGCGCAATTTGTTTTCGCCCGCCGATGAGGAACTGTTCTGGCAATACCATCGCGCGGGCATGCTGGCTGCCGGTTACGGAGATCGAGCGGCCTGA
- a CDS encoding polysaccharide deacetylase family protein, producing MIPQSFVTYRSGRHVRRWFAPIGRRLFGTLVRVETTEPLVALTFDDGPHPVFTPQILDLCEQYQLRATFFLLGQHAVDQRDLVTRMVAAGHAIGNHTFSHIRMPQTRRWQRWRELWQTQQVLAPYRLRLFRPPYGGQSYGSRFDALLFGYEVVGWTFHIEDWIAQPASQLAARLVDQVRPGSIILLHDRLANPRDPQAADRTSLVSALAMALPELQRTYRFVTVPELIRAGTPVRVPWFRPAL from the coding sequence GTGATTCCTCAATCTTTTGTCACATACAGGTCTGGCCGGCATGTCAGACGCTGGTTCGCTCCAATCGGTCGGCGTCTCTTCGGTACGCTGGTGCGGGTAGAGACGACTGAACCGCTGGTCGCGTTAACCTTCGACGATGGGCCACATCCTGTCTTTACGCCGCAGATTCTCGATCTGTGTGAACAGTATCAGCTTCGGGCAACCTTTTTTCTGCTCGGCCAACATGCTGTCGATCAGCGTGATCTGGTGACACGAATGGTAGCCGCCGGTCATGCGATTGGGAACCATACCTTCAGTCACATTCGTATGCCACAAACCCGGCGCTGGCAACGCTGGCGTGAATTGTGGCAGACGCAGCAGGTACTCGCACCATACCGGCTGCGTTTATTTCGTCCTCCCTATGGCGGGCAATCTTACGGTTCACGCTTCGATGCCCTCCTGTTTGGGTATGAAGTTGTTGGCTGGACATTTCATATTGAAGACTGGATTGCACAACCGGCCTCGCAACTGGCTGCACGGCTGGTAGATCAGGTGCGACCAGGGAGTATTATCTTGCTCCATGACCGCCTGGCAAATCCACGTGATCCCCAGGCAGCCGACCGTACCAGTCTGGTGTCGGCACTGGCAATGGCCTTACCCGAGTTGCAACGTACCTATCGTTTTGTCACAGTACCTGAGTTGATCCGTGCCGGAACACCGGTGCGGGTGCCCTGGTTTCGTCCGGCGTTGTAA
- a CDS encoding glycosyltransferase, translated as MQREVRLSIIIPCYNAATTLGEQLTALASQRWDRPWEVIVADNGSRDESRRVAADFLVRMPNLRIIDAGARRGGAFARNEGVRHARGTALAFVDADDVVAPGWVAAIGQALDTFPFVASRFDIEHLNHHSWLSRTRRNPQADGLQRVSYPPYLPHAGGSGLAIERTLHDQVGGFDETLSRLMDTDYCFRVQLQCQVPLTFVPDALVYVRYRDTLVGMLRQTRERAIANVALARRYSHLTDTPRRSLSPWLSYARRWLRQVGRVVQIRQREHLAEWLRMNAWLIGLLQGSLQYRCPPLAI; from the coding sequence GTGCAGCGTGAGGTGCGTCTCAGTATCATCATTCCGTGCTACAACGCGGCAACAACACTGGGTGAACAATTGACGGCGCTCGCAAGCCAGCGATGGGATCGACCATGGGAAGTGATCGTCGCTGATAACGGTTCACGCGACGAATCACGACGGGTAGCGGCAGATTTTCTGGTACGTATGCCGAATCTGCGTATTATCGATGCCGGTGCCCGGCGTGGCGGAGCGTTTGCCCGCAATGAGGGTGTACGCCATGCGCGTGGCACGGCCCTGGCCTTCGTCGATGCCGATGATGTGGTGGCTCCGGGCTGGGTAGCAGCAATTGGCCAGGCACTCGATACCTTTCCCTTTGTTGCTTCCCGTTTCGATATTGAACATCTCAATCATCATTCGTGGCTAAGCCGAACACGACGCAACCCACAGGCCGATGGCTTGCAGCGGGTGAGCTATCCACCGTATCTGCCCCACGCCGGTGGTTCGGGGCTGGCAATTGAACGAACCCTGCACGATCAGGTCGGTGGTTTTGATGAGACCCTGTCGCGTCTGATGGACACTGACTACTGTTTTCGAGTGCAGTTACAGTGTCAGGTTCCGCTGACATTCGTGCCGGATGCCCTCGTCTATGTGCGTTATCGCGATACGCTGGTCGGGATGCTACGTCAAACCAGGGAACGGGCGATTGCCAATGTAGCCCTGGCCCGTCGCTACAGCCATCTGACTGATACACCGCGCCGATCACTTTCACCCTGGCTCTCGTATGCGCGGCGCTGGTTGCGTCAGGTAGGGCGGGTTGTCCAGATTCGACAACGTGAACATCTCGCCGAATGGTTGCGAATGAATGCCTGGTTGATCGGTTTGTTGCAGGGCAGTCTGCAATACCGGTGCCCGCCGCTGGCGATTTAG
- a CDS encoding bifunctional sulfate adenylyltransferase/adenylylsulfate kinase: MPNDNLLISPYGGRLIDLCVSAEERDDVLAEASRLPSIQISMRSMCDLELLATGGFSPLTGFMGRADYERVLEEMRLADGTLWPIPVTLPVEKSHFGSDRIVLRDVHNNPLAIMEISDIYRWDAEREALAVLGTTDPHHPLVAEMARWGKFYAAGRLRVINLPRYYDFTDLRRTPAEVRRLLQAMGRPNVVAFQTRNPMHRIHEELTKRAAAQVDGSLLIHPVVGMTKPGDIDHFTRVRSYRLLVEKYYDPGRTLLSLLPLAMRMAGPREAVWHAIIRRNYGANHFIVGRDHAGPGNDSTGKPFYGPYAAQELLAHYAHEIGVTMIPFTELVYLKREGRYVTIDEVPPGAEISSISGTQVRDEYLAKGRLLPEWFTRPETAEILRQMYPPRHRQGFCVWFTGLSGAGKSTIAAILNVLLLERGRTPTVLDGDVVRTHLSKGLGFSREDRDTNILRIGFVASAVVKAGGAVICAAVSPYRAARNECRTMIGSDQFIEVFVDTPLEVCEQRDVKGLYAKARRGELRGFTGIDDPYEPPVNPELTLTTTDVTPEENARKIIRYLEEKGFLEG; the protein is encoded by the coding sequence ATGCCCAATGACAATCTTCTCATTTCACCGTATGGTGGTCGTCTGATTGATCTGTGCGTGTCGGCTGAAGAGCGCGATGACGTACTTGCCGAAGCCTCACGTCTGCCTTCGATTCAAATTTCCATGCGCAGTATGTGCGATCTGGAACTGCTGGCTACCGGTGGCTTTTCACCGCTGACCGGTTTTATGGGGCGGGCAGATTACGAGCGTGTCTTGGAAGAGATGCGGCTGGCGGATGGTACCCTCTGGCCAATTCCGGTGACACTGCCGGTTGAAAAGAGCCATTTCGGTAGCGACCGCATCGTCCTGCGCGATGTTCATAACAATCCCCTGGCCATTATGGAGATAAGTGACATCTACCGGTGGGATGCCGAACGTGAAGCACTGGCCGTCCTGGGTACGACCGATCCACACCATCCGCTGGTGGCCGAAATGGCGCGTTGGGGCAAGTTTTATGCTGCCGGTCGCCTGCGCGTTATCAATTTGCCCCGCTACTACGACTTTACCGATCTCCGTCGTACCCCGGCTGAAGTGCGGCGTCTGTTACAGGCAATGGGGCGGCCAAATGTGGTTGCCTTCCAGACGCGCAACCCGATGCATCGCATCCACGAAGAGCTGACCAAGCGGGCCGCAGCGCAAGTAGATGGCAGCCTGCTGATCCATCCGGTTGTTGGCATGACCAAACCCGGTGATATCGATCACTTTACCCGTGTTCGTAGTTACCGGTTGCTGGTCGAAAAATACTACGATCCTGGTCGTACTCTACTCAGTCTGTTGCCGTTGGCGATGCGCATGGCCGGCCCGCGTGAAGCGGTCTGGCACGCCATCATCCGCCGCAATTACGGTGCAAATCATTTCATCGTTGGCCGTGACCATGCCGGCCCTGGGAACGACAGTACAGGTAAGCCGTTTTATGGGCCGTATGCGGCGCAAGAGCTACTGGCTCATTATGCGCACGAAATAGGTGTGACGATGATCCCGTTCACCGAACTGGTGTATCTCAAACGGGAAGGGCGCTATGTCACAATCGACGAGGTGCCGCCAGGGGCCGAAATTTCCTCTATTTCAGGTACACAGGTGCGAGATGAGTATCTGGCGAAAGGGCGGCTCCTGCCTGAGTGGTTTACGCGCCCGGAAACTGCCGAGATTCTCCGCCAGATGTATCCACCTCGCCATCGGCAAGGGTTTTGTGTCTGGTTTACCGGTCTGAGTGGGGCCGGAAAATCGACCATTGCCGCCATCTTGAATGTGCTCTTGCTGGAACGGGGCCGTACACCAACAGTCCTGGATGGTGACGTTGTGCGTACCCACTTGTCGAAAGGGTTGGGTTTCTCGCGGGAAGATCGTGATACCAACATTCTGCGGATCGGCTTTGTTGCCAGTGCCGTGGTGAAAGCCGGTGGTGCGGTCATCTGTGCGGCGGTCAGCCCTTATCGGGCGGCGCGCAATGAGTGTCGGACAATGATCGGCAGCGATCAGTTCATCGAGGTGTTTGTTGACACCCCGCTCGAAGTGTGTGAGCAGCGTGATGTCAAGGGGCTATACGCAAAAGCCCGGCGTGGTGAGCTACGTGGCTTTACCGGCATTGATGATCCGTATGAACCGCCGGTCAACCCTGAGTTGACCCTGACCACCACGGATGTGACCCCGGAAGAGAATGCGCGCAAGATCATTCGCTATCTGGAAGAGAAGGGTTTCCTGGAGGGATAA
- a CDS encoding nucleotide sugar dehydrogenase, producing the protein MFHELMNRIHGRTAKVGVIGLGYVGLPLAERAGRVGFSVLGFDVSPMRVAQVNRGESYIGDVSSDALATLREAGRIEATTDVRRMAECDILVICVPTPLNATREPDMRFVEAASENVAASIRPGQLVILESTTYPGTTRELIMPRIERSGLKVGEQIFLAFSPERIDPGQTSSKGYSVENTPKVVGGVTPHCTELAGAFYGYITSRVVPVSSPDVAELTKLFENIFRAVNIALVNELALLCDRMGIDVWEVIDAAATKPYGFMKFTPGPGLGGHCIPIDPFYLTWKARAYDLTTRFIELAGEINSQMPRHVHDLVVRALNRARKPLNGSTILLLGIAYKPDVDDYRESPAFKVYDLLTADGATVIPCDPHITQFELHDGRCMQTVPLTDELLRQCDCAVIITNHRAFDYERIVTLAPAIVDTRNATRNIQGELRTKITVL; encoded by the coding sequence ATGTTCCACGAATTGATGAATCGCATCCACGGCCGCACTGCAAAAGTCGGTGTGATTGGATTAGGGTATGTCGGGTTACCGCTCGCCGAGCGTGCCGGGCGAGTTGGGTTTTCCGTGCTTGGTTTTGATGTCAGTCCAATGCGTGTCGCGCAGGTCAATCGCGGCGAGAGCTACATTGGCGACGTATCCAGTGATGCGTTAGCGACTCTGCGCGAAGCGGGTCGGATTGAGGCAACAACCGATGTTCGTCGGATGGCCGAATGTGATATTTTGGTCATCTGCGTTCCCACCCCGCTCAACGCAACGCGCGAACCGGATATGCGCTTTGTCGAAGCGGCGAGTGAAAATGTCGCCGCCAGCATTCGACCCGGTCAACTGGTGATTCTGGAAAGTACTACCTACCCTGGTACCACCCGTGAACTGATCATGCCCCGGATCGAGCGCTCCGGCTTGAAGGTTGGCGAACAGATTTTTCTGGCGTTCTCACCCGAACGCATCGATCCCGGTCAGACGAGTAGCAAGGGTTACAGCGTTGAGAATACGCCGAAGGTGGTGGGGGGTGTGACACCACACTGCACTGAACTGGCCGGTGCCTTCTACGGCTATATCACCAGTCGGGTGGTGCCGGTTAGCTCGCCGGATGTTGCCGAGCTAACGAAGCTGTTCGAGAACATCTTTCGCGCCGTCAATATTGCGTTGGTCAACGAACTGGCGTTGCTCTGCGACCGAATGGGCATTGATGTCTGGGAAGTGATCGATGCCGCTGCGACCAAGCCCTACGGCTTTATGAAGTTTACCCCTGGGCCAGGGCTGGGTGGTCACTGTATCCCTATCGATCCGTTCTACCTGACGTGGAAGGCGCGGGCGTATGATCTGACGACCCGGTTTATTGAGCTGGCCGGTGAAATCAACAGTCAAATGCCACGGCACGTTCACGATCTGGTTGTACGGGCGCTTAATCGTGCCCGTAAGCCACTGAACGGGAGTACTATCCTGTTGCTTGGGATTGCCTACAAACCGGATGTCGATGATTATCGCGAATCACCGGCATTTAAGGTCTACGATCTGCTGACTGCCGACGGCGCAACGGTGATTCCCTGCGATCCGCACATTACCCAATTTGAGCTGCACGATGGTCGGTGTATGCAAACAGTGCCATTAACTGACGAGTTGCTCCGTCAGTGTGATTGCGCGGTCATTATCACCAATCATCGTGCGTTTGACTACGAGCGGATCGTGACATTGGCTCCGGCAATCGTGGATACACGCAACGCAACCCGCAACATTCAGGGTGAGTTACGAACAAAGATTACAGTATTGTAG
- a CDS encoding PQQ-dependent sugar dehydrogenase, whose amino-acid sequence MKKLLYCLLLLILIIVTTNDIMLAQSPSFDWRSDWAVAEGFTIVEDTTGYHFPSAIAFVPQPGPDPKDPLYFVTELRGTIKVVTNDRTILTFAESVFRFNPTEELPSGRGQGGMGGICLDPEYGYIFVTFLYTDASGRLRNNIVRYQTTPGTFGVTPASSVAFTEVFAGYESGLAHHIGPCQVVGDQLFVGIGEAWQPHLARDPDQMVGKIYRMSLDGQPLPDNPFYIDNDIKKAQNYVWATGFRNPYAMRIVDGRVFVADNGVGTDRFIEVERGEDYGWNGQESSIHLRAAYVWVPSLGPTTLQYLSPDSSLLGTAYAGKFFLGMAGSVRRGKMPGIVRIDYNMEQRRVSSVPEYFLRFRGKQEQMVVAVAFGPDGLYFAPLYENQAGQTSIYKIVPDATNSYPYRPMQVEDPRQILRERGCLGCHQINGDGGFGGAAGPPLSRELLIANIQARLNNAQYRQLLADLDKLEEEPWVSTRPARAAVLNAEGEAAIRQWIINQIVEPRWDNRGSQMPNLGVSPAEAAIIADYLLAKPADRGWLTQVMTLLRSRLAWASFGIGIVVGVIGLMAVNWVWGRRKKPRL is encoded by the coding sequence ATGAAAAAGCTACTATACTGCTTGCTTTTGCTCATTCTGATCATCGTTACGACGAACGATATTATGCTGGCGCAATCACCATCATTCGATTGGCGAAGTGATTGGGCCGTAGCTGAAGGTTTTACCATCGTCGAAGATACGACCGGCTATCATTTTCCCAGTGCGATTGCCTTTGTTCCTCAACCAGGCCCTGATCCGAAAGATCCGCTCTATTTTGTAACCGAGTTGCGAGGTACGATTAAAGTCGTCACTAATGATCGCACTATTCTGACTTTTGCCGAAAGCGTGTTTCGGTTTAATCCGACAGAAGAGCTTCCGTCCGGGCGTGGTCAGGGTGGTATGGGCGGCATCTGCCTTGATCCAGAGTACGGGTATATTTTTGTGACGTTCCTCTACACCGATGCGAGTGGCCGTTTGCGGAATAATATTGTACGCTACCAGACTACACCCGGTACGTTTGGTGTAACCCCGGCCAGCTCGGTTGCCTTTACCGAAGTTTTTGCCGGTTACGAGTCAGGTCTGGCTCATCATATCGGCCCCTGCCAGGTTGTTGGTGATCAGTTGTTTGTCGGGATTGGCGAGGCCTGGCAGCCGCATCTGGCCCGTGATCCGGATCAGATGGTTGGCAAAATCTATCGGATGAGTCTGGACGGTCAACCGCTACCCGATAATCCGTTCTACATTGACAATGACATCAAAAAAGCACAAAATTATGTGTGGGCAACCGGCTTTCGTAACCCATACGCGATGCGTATCGTTGATGGCCGCGTCTTTGTGGCCGATAACGGCGTCGGTACGGATCGATTTATAGAAGTAGAGCGAGGGGAAGATTACGGTTGGAATGGTCAAGAGAGTAGCATTCATCTCCGGGCAGCGTATGTCTGGGTGCCGAGTCTTGGTCCAACCACCTTACAATATCTCTCACCGGACAGCTCACTCTTGGGGACGGCCTACGCAGGAAAGTTCTTTCTCGGTATGGCCGGTTCGGTGCGGCGGGGAAAGATGCCCGGTATCGTGCGCATTGATTACAATATGGAACAGCGTCGGGTATCGTCGGTTCCAGAATACTTTCTCCGCTTTCGTGGGAAGCAAGAGCAAATGGTGGTAGCCGTTGCCTTCGGGCCGGACGGCCTCTATTTTGCACCACTCTACGAGAATCAGGCAGGGCAGACCTCGATCTACAAAATTGTGCCCGATGCGACGAACAGCTATCCCTACCGCCCGATGCAGGTAGAAGATCCGCGCCAGATCCTCCGCGAGCGCGGTTGTCTTGGTTGTCATCAGATCAATGGTGATGGTGGATTTGGTGGTGCAGCCGGTCCACCGCTGAGTCGCGAGTTACTGATTGCAAACATTCAGGCCCGGCTCAACAATGCACAATACCGCCAGTTACTTGCCGATCTCGACAAACTGGAAGAAGAACCCTGGGTTTCGACTCGTCCGGCGCGAGCGGCGGTGCTGAACGCCGAGGGTGAAGCTGCCATCCGGCAATGGATTATTAATCAAATCGTGGAGCCACGCTGGGATAATCGCGGTTCGCAGATGCCCAATCTCGGCGTTAGTCCGGCAGAGGCTGCCATCATTGCCGATTATCTCCTGGCGAAACCGGCAGACCGGGGGTGGCTGACTCAAGTGATGACCCTGCTCCGCTCACGATTGGCCTGGGCGTCATTCGGGATTGGTATTGTGGTTGGAGTCATTGGGCTGATGGCAGTGAACTGGGTTTGGGGTCGCCGTAAAAAACCTCGCCTATAA